The Bacteroidota bacterium genome includes the window CTACTCAATAAAATGGATATGTGCGCTGACCTGGCAGGCTGTATTTCAGAAGTACAACGCGTTGCCGGAGATTACCCGATTATACCGCTGAGCGCCATTGAAGGCGATGGTATTGATCAACTCAAAGCCCACATTAAACCGGGAGAGACGGTTGCCTTCCTCGGTTCTTCGGGCGTAGGCAAATCCTCGCTTGTCAACCGGCTTGTGGGAGATGCGTACCTAAAAACAGGCGCTGTACGCGAAGACGACAGCCGCGGCCGGCATACAACCAGCCACCGCGAATTGGTCTTACTGGATGCCGGCGGGCTTGTAATGGACACTCCCGGCATGCGCGAATTGCAGCTATGGGGTGAAGAAGAAGATCTCCAGGCAGTTTTCTCAGACATAGAAGAACTCGCGCAAAACTGTAAATTCAGAGACTGCCTCCACGACACGGAGCCTGGCTGTTCTGTACAGGAAGCGCTCGAAACAGGTACCCTCGATGCAGATCGCTTTGCCAGCTACGCAAAGTTAAAAAAGGAGCTTGCGTATCTGGATCGACGCAAAGATGAAGCATCCATTATGAAAGCCAGAAAGAAAGACAAAGAGCTGGGCAAACTCTACAAGTCCGTACAAAAGAACAACCCGAAACGCTTTTAGCGTTCCGGGTTGTCGAAAGTCGAAGGTTTCAGGTTGAACGTGTTCAAGCTCGAA containing:
- the rsgA gene encoding ribosome small subunit-dependent GTPase A, with protein sequence MTIFDLGWTPFFEAAFSTHDTDVFTPARIFRQDRQRYLAVSEIGTFNATLLGRLLHDESAVLPAVGDWVVLQAFDADQAVIHETLPRFSEFARKEVGQKTRRQVVAANINTVFLVSGLDNDFNIRRIERYLVQAAGSGAKPVILLNKMDMCADLAGCISEVQRVAGDYPIIPLSAIEGDGIDQLKAHIKPGETVAFLGSSGVGKSSLVNRLVGDAYLKTGAVREDDSRGRHTTSHRELVLLDAGGLVMDTPGMRELQLWGEEEDLQAVFSDIEELAQNCKFRDCLHDTEPGCSVQEALETGTLDADRFASYAKLKKELAYLDRRKDEASIMKARKKDKELGKLYKSVQKNNPKRF